One region of Natronorubrum aibiense genomic DNA includes:
- a CDS encoding DUF7511 domain-containing protein: MSEQPDTMIEPTTEPDGTRHTPVDRSPALQHVTVEYDEQIAVCTMFPEHVAEDEIATQWLTATGDSFVSLADSR, translated from the coding sequence TGATCGAACCGACAACGGAACCGGACGGCACGCGACACACGCCCGTGGATCGCTCGCCAGCGCTCCAGCACGTAACCGTCGAATACGACGAGCAGATCGCCGTCTGTACGATGTTTCCCGAGCACGTGGCCGAAGACGAGATCGCAACTCAGTGGCTCACGGCGACGGGCGACTCGTTTGTCTCGCTGGCGGACAGTCGGTAG